The Pseudochaenichthys georgianus chromosome 8, fPseGeo1.2, whole genome shotgun sequence genome has a segment encoding these proteins:
- the eif3g gene encoding eukaryotic translation initiation factor 3 subunit G yields MPSMEYDDSKPSWADQVEEEVDEGTLPPPKEIIKGNIKTITEYKIDDDGKKFKIVRTFKIETRKASKAVARRKNWKKFGNSEFDAKGPNVATTTVSDDVFMVFISSKEDLNAQDQEEDPMNKLKGQKIVSCRICKGDHWTTRCPYKDTLGPMQKELAEQLGLSTADKDKPAGSGEPEPAQPAQSKTGKYVPPSLRDGSTRRGESMQPNRRGGSDDNATIRVTNLSEDTRETDLQELFRPFGSISRIYLAKDKNTGQSKGFAFISFHRREDAARAIAGVSGFGYDHLILNVEWAKPSNN; encoded by the exons ATGCCGTCGATGGAATACGACGA TTCCAAGCCCAGCTGGGCAGACCAAGTGGAGGAGGAAGTAGATGAAG GCACACTACCCCCTCCCAAGGAAATCATCAAAGGAAATATTAAGACCATCACGGAATATAAAATAGATGATGATGGGAAGAAGTTTAAG ATTGTGCGGACCTTCAAGATCGAGACAAGGAAAGcctcaaaagctgttgccaGGAGAAAG AACTGGAAGAAATTTGGCAACTCTGAGTTTGATGCAAAAGGTCCCAATGTTGCCACCACCACAGTCAGTGACGATGTCTTCATGGTGTTCATCTCCAGCAAAGAG GACTTAAATGCCCAAGACCAGGAAGAGGATCCCATGAACAAATTGAAAGGACAGAAGATTGTGTCTTGCCGTATTTGCAAAGGCGACCATTGGACCACCCGCTGTCCATACAAGGACACCCTGGGCCCCATGCAGAAGGAGCTGGCTGAGCAGCTTGGGCTTTCCACAGCAGACAAGGACAAGCCTGCTGGCTCTG GAGAGCCTGAGCCGGCACAGCCTGCGCAGAGCAAGACTGGGAAGTATGTCCCCCCGAGCCTGAGGGATGGAAGCACGCGGAGAGGGGAGTCCATGCAGCCCAACCGGAGGGGAGGAT CTGATGACAATGCCACTATTCGTGTGACCAATCTGTCTGAGGACACCCGCGAGACGGACTTGCAGGAGCTCTTCAGACCATTTGGCTCCATCTCCAGGATCTATCTGGCCAAGGACAAGAATACTGGGCAGTCCAAG GGATTCGCCTTCATCAGTTTCCACCGCCGGGAGGATGCAGCGAGAGCCATCGCAGGAGTGTCAGGATTTGGATACGATCATCTTATTCTCAATGTTGAATGGGCCAA accgtcAAACAACTGA
- the angptl6 gene encoding angiopoietin-related protein 6 isoform X2: MEKTWTIGLTLFLTLCLDIPGVGGRKEGTHGENAQKRSSRSSETKGGRCSYTFIVPQQKLTGALCLNTQSSYTNQSEVAALRAELKQQQEQMEKLQGKLEQEGSLAMEVRALQKESSSMNSRIAQLYAQLLHEVIHKKDHVLEQQRVETLLLNATTQVSSNYRELEKKYGVLTSMMSSQNQIIARLEKQCQSWDTTQAPLVTSEPPKSQPNVDRNYSSEAKEITNDVQRDQSALPPQQEKTVVSLNTTTANIPTDPSFISSPVTKTPGPWRDCQHVLESGETTSGIYLLRPQSANRLLQAWCEQSRDEGGWTVIQRRQDGSVNFFRTWEQYKQGFGNLDGEYWLGLEHLYWLTKQAKYKLRVAMEDWQGRQVYAEYDSFHLEPESDWYRLRLGQYQGNAGDSLSWHNNKAFTTLDRDKDSYTGNCAHYQKGGWWYHKCAHSNLNGVWYRGGHYRSRYQDGVYWAEFHGGSYSLKRVSIMIKPK, encoded by the exons atggagaagacatggaCAATAGGTTTGACTCTTTTCTTAACACTCTGTCTGGACATACCAGGGGTCGGAGGACGTAAGGAGGGGACTCATGGCGAGAACGCTCAGAAACGTTCCTCGCGATCTTCAGAAACAAAAGGAGGCCGTTGCTCCTACACTTTCATTGTCCCACAGCAAAAACTGACAGGTGCTCTGTGTTTGAACACACAGTCGTCCTATACCAACCAGTCGGAGGTGGCAGCGCTGCGGGCTGAGCtcaagcagcagcaggagcagaTGGAGAAGCTCCAGGGCAAACTGGAGCAGGAGGGGTCTCTTGCCATGGAGGTAAGAGCCCTGCAAAAAGAAAGCAGCAGCATGAATTCACGCATTGCCCAGCTCTACGCCCAGCTGCTTCATGAAGTCATACACAAGAAAGACCACGTTTTGGAGCAGCAAAGGGTGGAGACCCTCCTGCTAAATGCTACAACACAG GTGTCCAGTAACTACAGGGAACTGGAGAAGAAATATGGAGTCCTCACCTCCATGATGAGCTCCCAGAACCAAATCATTGCTCGCCTGGAGAAGCAGTGCCAGAGCTGGGACACCACGCAGGCTCCTCTG GTGACAAGTGAACCACCAAAAAGCCAGCCTAATGTGGATCGTAATTACAGCTCTGAAGCCAAAGAAATTACCAATGATGTTCAAAGGGACCAAAGTGCTCTTCCACCACAGCAGGAAAAAACAGTTGTATCCCTTAACACCACTACAGCCAACATTCCTACAGACCCTTCATTCATTAGTTCTCCTGTCACAAAGACACCAG GGCCGTGGCGGGACTGCCAGCATGTCCTGGAATCAGGGGAGACCACCAGCGGGATCTACCTGCTCCGACCACAGAGTGCCAACCGCCTGCTGCAGGCTTGGTGTGAGCAGAGTCGAGATGAGGGAGGGTGGACGGTCATCCAGAGAAGACAGGATGGCTCTGTAAACTTCTTCAGGACTTGGGAACAGTATAAG CAAGGCTTTGGGAACCTAGACGGAGAGTACTGGCTCGGCCTTGAACACCTCTACTGGCTGACTAAACAGGCCAAGTATAAGCTTCGTGTGGCTATGGAGGACTGGCAGGGCCGGCAGGTTTATGCTGAGTATGACAGCTTCCACCTGGAACCGGAGAGCGATTGGTATCGACTGCGGTTAGGACAATACCAAGGCAACGCAGGGGACTCCCTCTCATGGCACAACAACAAGGCTTTTACCACTCTGGATCGAGACAAGGACAGCTATACAG GTAACTGTGCTCATTACCAAAAAGGAGGCTGGTGGTACCACAAGTGTGCCCACTCCAATCTGAATGGTGTGTGGTATCGGGGCGGACACTACCGCAGCCGCTACCAGGATGGGGTCTACTGGGCCGAGTTCCACGGAGGGTCCTACTCCCTCAAACGAGTTTCCATAATGATCAAACCCAAATAA
- the angptl6 gene encoding angiopoietin-related protein 6 isoform X3: protein MEKLQGKLEQEGSLAMEVRALQKESSSMNSRIAQLYAQLLHEVIHKKDHVLEQQRVETLLLNATTQALQVSSNYRELEKKYGVLTSMMSSQNQIIARLEKQCQSWDTTQAPLVTSEPPKSQPNVDRNYSSEAKEITNDVQRDQSALPPQQEKTVVSLNTTTANIPTDPSFISSPVTKTPGPWRDCQHVLESGETTSGIYLLRPQSANRLLQAWCEQSRDEGGWTVIQRRQDGSVNFFRTWEQYKQGFGNLDGEYWLGLEHLYWLTKQAKYKLRVAMEDWQGRQVYAEYDSFHLEPESDWYRLRLGQYQGNAGDSLSWHNNKAFTTLDRDKDSYTGNCAHYQKGGWWYHKCAHSNLNGVWYRGGHYRSRYQDGVYWAEFHGGSYSLKRVSIMIKPK from the exons aTGGAGAAGCTCCAGGGCAAACTGGAGCAGGAGGGGTCTCTTGCCATGGAGGTAAGAGCCCTGCAAAAAGAAAGCAGCAGCATGAATTCACGCATTGCCCAGCTCTACGCCCAGCTGCTTCATGAAGTCATACACAAGAAAGACCACGTTTTGGAGCAGCAAAGGGTGGAGACCCTCCTGCTAAATGCTACAACACAG GCACTCCAGGTGTCCAGTAACTACAGGGAACTGGAGAAGAAATATGGAGTCCTCACCTCCATGATGAGCTCCCAGAACCAAATCATTGCTCGCCTGGAGAAGCAGTGCCAGAGCTGGGACACCACGCAGGCTCCTCTG GTGACAAGTGAACCACCAAAAAGCCAGCCTAATGTGGATCGTAATTACAGCTCTGAAGCCAAAGAAATTACCAATGATGTTCAAAGGGACCAAAGTGCTCTTCCACCACAGCAGGAAAAAACAGTTGTATCCCTTAACACCACTACAGCCAACATTCCTACAGACCCTTCATTCATTAGTTCTCCTGTCACAAAGACACCAG GGCCGTGGCGGGACTGCCAGCATGTCCTGGAATCAGGGGAGACCACCAGCGGGATCTACCTGCTCCGACCACAGAGTGCCAACCGCCTGCTGCAGGCTTGGTGTGAGCAGAGTCGAGATGAGGGAGGGTGGACGGTCATCCAGAGAAGACAGGATGGCTCTGTAAACTTCTTCAGGACTTGGGAACAGTATAAG CAAGGCTTTGGGAACCTAGACGGAGAGTACTGGCTCGGCCTTGAACACCTCTACTGGCTGACTAAACAGGCCAAGTATAAGCTTCGTGTGGCTATGGAGGACTGGCAGGGCCGGCAGGTTTATGCTGAGTATGACAGCTTCCACCTGGAACCGGAGAGCGATTGGTATCGACTGCGGTTAGGACAATACCAAGGCAACGCAGGGGACTCCCTCTCATGGCACAACAACAAGGCTTTTACCACTCTGGATCGAGACAAGGACAGCTATACAG GTAACTGTGCTCATTACCAAAAAGGAGGCTGGTGGTACCACAAGTGTGCCCACTCCAATCTGAATGGTGTGTGGTATCGGGGCGGACACTACCGCAGCCGCTACCAGGATGGGGTCTACTGGGCCGAGTTCCACGGAGGGTCCTACTCCCTCAAACGAGTTTCCATAATGATCAAACCCAAATAA
- the angptl6 gene encoding angiopoietin-related protein 6 isoform X1, with translation MEKTWTIGLTLFLTLCLDIPGVGGRKEGTHGENAQKRSSRSSETKGGRCSYTFIVPQQKLTGALCLNTQSSYTNQSEVAALRAELKQQQEQMEKLQGKLEQEGSLAMEVRALQKESSSMNSRIAQLYAQLLHEVIHKKDHVLEQQRVETLLLNATTQALQVSSNYRELEKKYGVLTSMMSSQNQIIARLEKQCQSWDTTQAPLVTSEPPKSQPNVDRNYSSEAKEITNDVQRDQSALPPQQEKTVVSLNTTTANIPTDPSFISSPVTKTPGPWRDCQHVLESGETTSGIYLLRPQSANRLLQAWCEQSRDEGGWTVIQRRQDGSVNFFRTWEQYKQGFGNLDGEYWLGLEHLYWLTKQAKYKLRVAMEDWQGRQVYAEYDSFHLEPESDWYRLRLGQYQGNAGDSLSWHNNKAFTTLDRDKDSYTGNCAHYQKGGWWYHKCAHSNLNGVWYRGGHYRSRYQDGVYWAEFHGGSYSLKRVSIMIKPK, from the exons atggagaagacatggaCAATAGGTTTGACTCTTTTCTTAACACTCTGTCTGGACATACCAGGGGTCGGAGGACGTAAGGAGGGGACTCATGGCGAGAACGCTCAGAAACGTTCCTCGCGATCTTCAGAAACAAAAGGAGGCCGTTGCTCCTACACTTTCATTGTCCCACAGCAAAAACTGACAGGTGCTCTGTGTTTGAACACACAGTCGTCCTATACCAACCAGTCGGAGGTGGCAGCGCTGCGGGCTGAGCtcaagcagcagcaggagcagaTGGAGAAGCTCCAGGGCAAACTGGAGCAGGAGGGGTCTCTTGCCATGGAGGTAAGAGCCCTGCAAAAAGAAAGCAGCAGCATGAATTCACGCATTGCCCAGCTCTACGCCCAGCTGCTTCATGAAGTCATACACAAGAAAGACCACGTTTTGGAGCAGCAAAGGGTGGAGACCCTCCTGCTAAATGCTACAACACAG GCACTCCAGGTGTCCAGTAACTACAGGGAACTGGAGAAGAAATATGGAGTCCTCACCTCCATGATGAGCTCCCAGAACCAAATCATTGCTCGCCTGGAGAAGCAGTGCCAGAGCTGGGACACCACGCAGGCTCCTCTG GTGACAAGTGAACCACCAAAAAGCCAGCCTAATGTGGATCGTAATTACAGCTCTGAAGCCAAAGAAATTACCAATGATGTTCAAAGGGACCAAAGTGCTCTTCCACCACAGCAGGAAAAAACAGTTGTATCCCTTAACACCACTACAGCCAACATTCCTACAGACCCTTCATTCATTAGTTCTCCTGTCACAAAGACACCAG GGCCGTGGCGGGACTGCCAGCATGTCCTGGAATCAGGGGAGACCACCAGCGGGATCTACCTGCTCCGACCACAGAGTGCCAACCGCCTGCTGCAGGCTTGGTGTGAGCAGAGTCGAGATGAGGGAGGGTGGACGGTCATCCAGAGAAGACAGGATGGCTCTGTAAACTTCTTCAGGACTTGGGAACAGTATAAG CAAGGCTTTGGGAACCTAGACGGAGAGTACTGGCTCGGCCTTGAACACCTCTACTGGCTGACTAAACAGGCCAAGTATAAGCTTCGTGTGGCTATGGAGGACTGGCAGGGCCGGCAGGTTTATGCTGAGTATGACAGCTTCCACCTGGAACCGGAGAGCGATTGGTATCGACTGCGGTTAGGACAATACCAAGGCAACGCAGGGGACTCCCTCTCATGGCACAACAACAAGGCTTTTACCACTCTGGATCGAGACAAGGACAGCTATACAG GTAACTGTGCTCATTACCAAAAAGGAGGCTGGTGGTACCACAAGTGTGCCCACTCCAATCTGAATGGTGTGTGGTATCGGGGCGGACACTACCGCAGCCGCTACCAGGATGGGGTCTACTGGGCCGAGTTCCACGGAGGGTCCTACTCCCTCAAACGAGTTTCCATAATGATCAAACCCAAATAA
- the LOC117450522 gene encoding vascular cell adhesion protein 1 translates to MLTACMLPLRMLGLLMLMLSLCDADSICPTELNPLTLDVPRVIEKYGAIVEVNCTSTEADHNGMYWRIGNNDSRVIFGESVISQSVSLSEWNVTAECRIILNETHECSKELEITIYQNPTVAVFPVNRAVEGTLFELQCNITDVAPVQNLVVRWFKDNQTIRTDNFTNTTTTPVSESSTLAVNISRAEHGAEFRCEAQLDFGSHGPQLPVDSEIYIVSVNYAPEFKNTSEDFFVHEGDDVTLNCDAEGRPQPTFHWKHDGKKLSDTNNLNITRVNTSGTYNCSANNSLGSITKEIHVHVTMNIPAAPPVITTPAAITTPAVITTPAAITTPAVITTPEPYTPRGCPLVLTPAKIVVRFGDPVSINCSTSVAVPIKLGWEVTSGDKRDNGTSVTWSLEKVEDWSIKSVCFITYGDNGIDRQCYVELDIALYKTPDIVSVSALDSGPVMVGTEIQLKCDIINVTPVQTLTVRWYRGTDILHTDVLDENRRIPVNMSSIFNFTAERDYNGAEFKCEAELQLETNRPDLGHNLTSSPYTAVVHFAPEMNEGTYSKEVNLDGHVTLNCSAEGNPLPDLHWNYTTAENVRETTRGHQKSLTITGATSTNAGFYICVATNKVGEVTSTVTLKMKGQISVFPWWLLIGLIVVFIVVFIVVFIVLKHYKKLRRYSFVLDRANDGSDIPMAPQSNGTEDTV, encoded by the exons ATGCTCACAGCCTGCATGCTGCCTCTCAGGATGTTGGGCCTCCTCATGCTCATGCTTTCACTGTGTG ATGCAGACAGCATATGCCCCACTGAGCTCAACCCTCTCACTCTGGATGTGCCCAGGGTTATAGAAAAGTATGGAGCGATAGTGGAGGTAAACTGCACCAGCACAGAGGCGGATCATAATGGGATGTACTGGAGAATTGGAAACAATGACTCTAGAGTTATCTTTGGGGAAAGTGTTATCTCCCAGTCAGTGTCACTGTCTGAATGGAACGTGACAGCAGAGTGCAGAATAATTCTGAATGAAACTCATGAATGCAGCAAAGAACTTGAAATCACCATATACC AGAATCCAACGGTCGCTGTGTTTCCAGTGAATCGTGCGGTGGAAGGGACCCTGTTCGAGCTGCAGTGTAATATAACAGATGTTGCACCAGTTCAAAACCTCGTTGTGAGATGGTTCAAAGATAATCAAACAATCCGGACAGACAATTTCACCAACACAACCACAACACCTGTAAGTGAGTCCTCTACTTTGGCAGTCAACATCAGCAGGGCAGAACATGGAGCTGAGTTCAGGTGTGAGGCTCAGCTCGACTTTGGGTCACACGGACCACAACTTCCTGTTGATTCTGAGATATACATCGTTTCTGTGAACT ATGCTCCTGAATTCAAGAACACATCAGAGGATTTCTTTGTGCATGAGGGTGATGATGTGACCCTGAACTGTGACGCAGAGGGGCGACCCCAGCCCACCTTTCACTGGAAACATGATGGGAAGAAATTATCTGATACTAATAATCTCAACATCACTAGAGTAAACACCAGTGGGACGTACAACTGCTCAGCAAACAATTCTCTTGGAAGCATAACCAAGGAAATCCATGTTCATGTAACAATGAACATCCCAGCAGCCCCTCCAGTCATAACAACCCCTGCAGCCATAACAACCCCTGCAGTCATAACAACCCCTGCAGCCATAACAACCCCTGCAGTCATAACAACCCCTGAGCCATACACACCTAGAG GATGCCCACTAGTGTTGACGCCTGCGAAAATAGTGGTGAGATTTGGAGATCCAGTTTCCATTAACTGCAGTACATCAGTTGCAGTTCCTATAAAACTGGGCTGGGAGGTTACAAGTGGAGACAAAAGAGATAACGGTACTTCTGTCACCTGGAGTCTTGAGAAAGTGGAAGACTGGAGCATAAAGTCTGTTTGCTtcattacttatggagataatGGCATCGATCGACAGTGTTATGTGGAGCTGGACATCGCTCTTTATA AGACTCCAGACATTGTGTCAGTCTCTGCGTTGGATTCTGGGCCAGTGATGGTGGGCACAGAGATCCAACTTAAATGTGACATCATTAATGTGACTCCTGTGCAAACGCTCACTGTGAGGTGGTACCGTGGAACGGACATTTTACACACAGATGTATTGGATGAAAATAGGAGGATCCCAGTAAACATGTCATCTATTTTCAATTTCACTGCTGAGAGAGATTACAACGGAGCAGAATTTAAATGCGAGGCTGAGCTGCAACTAGAAACAAATAGACCTGACCTTGGTCATAATTTAACCTCATCACCTTACACGGCTGTGGTGCACT TTGCCCCTGAGATGAATGAGGGAACTTACAGTAAGGAGGTGAACTTGGATGGACATGTGACTCTTAACTGCAGTGCTGAGGGCAACCCACTTCCTGACCTGCATTGGAACTACACCACTGCAGAGAATGTGAGGGAGACCACCAGAGGGCACCAGAAGAGCCTCACCATCACAGGAGCCACGTCTACCAATGCTGGTTTTTACATCTGTGTTGCCACGAATAAAGTTGGGGAAGTGACAAGTACTGTCACACTGAAGATGAAAG GTCAAATCAGTGTATTTCCTTGGTGGTTGCTGATTGGATTGATCGTCGTCTTCATCGTCGTCTTCATCGTCGTCTTCATTGTCCTCAAACACTATAAAAAACTTAGGCGATATAGTTTTGTCCTTGACAGAGCCAATGATGGTTCAGATATCCCAATGGCTCCTCAGTCAAACGGGACTGAAGATACAGTGTAA
- the LOC117451696 gene encoding suppressor of SWI4 1 homolog: protein MGKSKTKNQKKSRATANHVAEEIYGAIPHSFVFNRGQIGKNVGQLIEDMRRVMEPYTAESLKVRKKNVLKDFVAIAGPLGVTHFMIFSKTPTYVNLRLARLPKGPMLNFKVVKYSLVKDVVSSLKKHRMHDQQFTHHPLLILNNFGSDGMHVKLMATMFQNMFPSINVHKVSLNNIKRCVLLNYNPETQEIEFRHYSLKVVPVGMSRGVKKLMQERFPNMAKFEDISELMMKGANLSESEAEQDGEHNITELPQVYSGRGNMASQQSAVRLTEIGPRMSLQLMKIQEGMGDGNVLYHTMISKTEEEIQEILKRKEAQLKQKQARRKKQEQDVAHKNEKREDHKKKSLEGIKKKRAEEEAEEDSEVEDPGNQDVRPAAVESDDEVEYYRQAVGQDPDEDMFPSTKRKHSSERTHGPAKKRKMSPGKSFGKDRDSKSPKTNGPGGHRRDGNTGKGWKKSGDGEKPYGRKMSPGGKSFGAKRTGDRESFGGKKRFEGNKSFGGNKNKDRSFNSKGPKSSSAFRKKGAGAKQGFKQRKGKGCGSSEPPVPQQRVMLPSAEIKMEKNSFHCEGFQVALLPSMYGVEFIVALAGNMFALWLLVVREKRNWHTGVVLSCNLAISDLLYVLTLPLLIVYYSLGKHWVFGDALCKIERFLFSCNLYVSIFFIMAISVNRCVAIACPFFTRSYVEPAHAKVVSVIIWIVVGVISCPELKFASVNFNVQFVHNNNTLCVSAFRNNESPYFYYKIFLAVFGCVLPFAVTFTSYFVFISVIWKNVSITTLEKRKIGLLVGSVIVLYAISFVPYHILQIYHLHLKINKQTNCWVYDMYQVSKGLATLNMCIHPILYMALFDSIRVACCGKSSEEKQLGVIRK from the exons ATGGGGAAATCAAAG ACCAAGAACCAAAAGAAGTCCAGAGCCACAGCTAACCATGTGGCCGAGGAGATTTACGGAGCTATCCCCCACTCCTTCGTGTTTAACCGGGGACAGATCGGGAAAAACGTGGGTCAGCTCATCGAGGATATGCGGAGAGTCATGGAGCCCTACACTGCGGAGTCACTGAAG GTTAGGAAAAAGAATGTGCTGAAAGACTTTGTGGCTATTGCAGGACCTCTGGGAGTAACACACTTCATGATATTCAGCAAAACTCCCACCTATGTAAACCTG AGACTGGCACGACTTCCGAAAGGTCCGATGCTTAATTTCAAAGTAGTCAAG TACTCCCTTGTCAAAGATGTGGTTTCATCTCTGAAGAAGCACAGGATGCACGATCAGCAGTTCACACATCATCCTCTATTAATCCTCAACAACTTTGGATCTGATGGCATGCACGTTAAACTCATGGCCACCATGTTCCAGAACATGTTTCCTTCCATTAATGTGCACAAG GTAAGCCTCAACAATATCAAGAGGTGTGTGCTGCTGAATTACAACCCAGAGACCCAGGAAATAGAATTCCGTCACTA CAGCCTGAAGGTTGTCCCTGTGGGAATGAGCCGTGGAGTCAAaaagctgatgcaggagaggttCCCCAACATGGCCAAGTTTGAGGATATCAGTGAGCTGATGATGAA GGGGGCAAACCTTTCAGAAAGTGAGGCAGAGCAAGACGGGGAGCACAACATAACTGAACTACCACAGGTCTACTCTGGCCGAGGCAACATGGCCTCCCAGCAGAGCGCAGTCCGTCTGACCGAG ATTGGTCCTCGCATGAGCCTGCAGCTGATGAAGATACAAGAAGGCATGGGAGATGGGAATGTCCTTTATCACACCATGA TCTCAAAGACGGAAGAGGAGATACAGGAGATCCTGAAACGAAAGGAGGCCCAACTTAAACAGAAGCAGGCCCGCAGGAAAAAGCAGGAGCAAGATGTTGCTCATAAGAATGAGAAACGAGAAGACCACAA GAAAAAGAGCCTGGAAGGCATCAAGAAGAAACGTGCTGAAGAGGAGGCCGAAGAGGACAGTGAGGTAGAGGATCCTGGGAATCAAGATGTCCGGCCGGCTGCTGTTGAATCTGATGATGAGGTGGAGTACTACAGACAGGCTGTAGGACAGGATCCCGATGAAG ACATGTTCCCAAGTACCAAGAGGAAGCATAGTTCAGAAaggactcatggacctgcaaaGAAGAGGAAAATGTCCCCCGGTAAATCGTTTGGAAAAGACAGAGATTCTAAATCGCCCAAGACAAATGGTCCAGGAGGACATCGGAGAGACGGGAACACTGGAAAGGGATGGAAGAAATCGGGGGACGGGGAGAAGCCATATGGAAGGAAAATGAGTCCTGGTGGAAAGTCATTCGGAGCAAAGAGAACTGGCGATAGGGAATCATTTGGTGGGAAGAAGAGATTTGAAGGGAACAAATCGTTTGGTGGAAACAAAAATAAGGACAGATCTTTCAATTCTAAAGGTCCAAAAAGCAGTTCGGCCTTTAGGAAGAAAGGTGCAGGAGCAAAGCAAGGCTTCAAACAGAGGAAGGGAAAAGGCT GTGGCAGCAGCGAGCCACCAGTGCCTCAGCAGAGAGTGATGCTT CCTTCAGCTGAGATCAAGATGGAGAAGAACTCCTTTCACTGTGAGGGGTTTCAAGTGGCTCTGCTGCCCTCGATGTATGGGGTGGAGTTCATCGTGGCCCTGGCAGGAAACATGTTTGCCCTGTGGCTGCTGGTGGTCAGAGAGAAAAGGAACTGGCACACTGGGGTGGTCCTGTCCTGTAACCTGGCCATCAGTGATCTGCTGTATGTCCTGACCTTGCCTTTGCTGATAGTCTACTACTCCCTGGGGAAACACTGGGTCTTCGGTGATGCCTTGTGTAAAATCGAGAGGTTTCTTTTCTCCTGTAACCTGTATGTAAGCATCTTTTTCATCATGGCGATAAGTGTGAACCGATGTGTGGCCATCGCTTGTCCCTTCTTCACCCGGTCCTATGTAGAGCCTGCCCACGCCAAGGTCGTCAGTGTCATCATCTGGATTGTTGTGGGAGTCATTTCCTGCCCTGAGTTGAAATTTGCCTCAGTTAACTTCAATGTGCAGTTTGTGCACAATAACAACACTCTGTGTGTGTCCGCCTTTCGCAATAATGAAAGTCCTTACTTCTACTACAAAATATTCCTTGCTGTGTTTGGTTGTGTTCTTCCCTTTGCTGTTACTTTCACTTCCTACTTTGTGTTTATTTCAGTGATTTGGAAAAATGTCAGTATAACCACCCTGGAGAAACGCAAGATAGGCCTGTTGGTCGGATCAGTGATTGTGCTGTATGCCATTTCATTTGTGCCTTACCACATCCTTCAAATCTATCACTTGCATCTGAAaatcaataaacaaacaaactgtTGGGTGTACGACATGTATCAGGTGTCCAAGGGACTTGCAACTCTGAACATGTGTATCCATCCCATCCTATACATGGCTTTGTTTGACAGTATAAGAGTAGCATGTTGTGGGAAGAGCTCAGAGGAAAAACAGCTGGGGGTGATAAGAAAGTAG